The Procambarus clarkii isolate CNS0578487 chromosome 24, FALCON_Pclarkii_2.0, whole genome shotgun sequence genome includes a region encoding these proteins:
- the LOC123748655 gene encoding putative uncharacterized protein DDB_G0271606 → MESNLEMAKLEAEKQRLEMQNRQKQLELETQQQMLEAQNQQRQLKIEAQNQQRQHEIEAQNQQRQLEIEAQNQQRQHEIEAQNQQRQLEIEAQNQQRQLEIEAQNQQRQLEIEAQNQQRQLEIEAQNQQRQLEIEAQNQQRQLEIEAQNQQRQLEIEAQNQQRQLEIEAQNQQRQLKIEAQTQQRQLEGEAQNQQRQLKIEAQNQQRQHEIEAQNQQRQVEIEAQNQQRQVEIEAQNQQRQLESEAQNQQRQVKIEAQNQQRQLEIEAQNQQRQLEIEAQNQQRQLKIEAQINKNKQN, encoded by the coding sequence atGGAATCTAATCTAGAGATGGCTAAGTTAGAAGCAGAGAAACAGAGGTTGGAGATGCAGAATCGCCAAAAACAGCTGGAGTTGGAGACTCAGCAGCAGATGCTTGAGGCTCAGAACCAGCAAAGACAACTTAAGATTGAGGCTCAGAACCAGCAAAGACAACATGAGATTGAGGCTCAGAACCAGCAAAGACAACTTGAGATTGAGGCTCAGAACCAGCAAAGACAACATGAGATTGAGGCTCAGAACCAGCAAAGACAACTTGAGATTGAGGCTCAGAACCAGCAAAGACAACTTGAGATTGAGGCTCAGAACCAGCAAAGACAACTTGAGATTGAGGCTCAGAACCAGCAAAGACAACTTGAGATTGAGGCTCAGAACCAGCAAAGACAACTTGAGATTGAGGCTCAGAACCAGCAAAGACAACTTGAGATTGAGGCTCAGAACCAGCAAAGACAACTTGAGATTGAGGCTCAGAACCAGCAAAGACAACTTGAGATTGAGGCTCAGAACCAGCAAAGACAACTTAAGATTGAGGCTCAGACCCAGCAAAGACAACTTGAGGGTGAGGCTCAGAACCAGCAAAGACAACTTAAGATTGAGGCTCAGAACCAGCAAAGACAACATGAGATTGAGGCTCAGAACCAGCAAAGACAAGTTGAGATTGAGGCTCAGAACCAGCAAAGACAAGTTGAGATTGAGGCTCAGAACCAGCAAAGACAACTTGAGAGTGAGGCTCAGAACCAGCAAAGACAAGTTAAGATTGAGGCTCAGAACCAGCAAAGACAACTTGAGATTGAGGCTCAGAACCAGCAAAGACAACTTGAGATTGAGGCTCAGAACCAGCAAAGACAACTTAAGATTGAAgctcaaatcaacaaaaacaagcaGAACTAG